GAAGGGAAGATAGATCCGGTTATTGGAAGAGATAAAGAGACTCAACGAGTTTTAGAAATATTATGTAGAAGAACTAAAAATAATCCTTGTTTAATAGGTGAACCAGGAGTAGGTAAAACAGCAATAGCAGAAGGATTAGCACAAAATATAATTAATGGGAATATACCAGAAATATTAAAAAATAAGAGAGTGGTCACATTAGACTTAACATCTATGATAGCAGGAGCTAAATATAGAGGTGAATTTGAAGAGAGATTAAAGAGAATAATGGAAGAAGTAAAAAACTCTAAAGATACAATATTGTTTATAGATGAAATTCATACAATAGTTGGAGCTGGAGCAGCAGAAGGAGCTATAGATGCAGCAAATATATTAAAACCTGCATTAGCAAGAGGAGAAATTCAATGTATAGGTGCAACTACCCTAGATGAATACAGAAAATATATAGAAAAAGATTCTGCCTTAGAAAGAAGATTCCAGCCTATAAATGTAGGAGAACCTACAAAAGATGAAACAATAGAAATTTTAAAAGGATTAAGGGATAAGTATGAAGCACATCATAGGGTGAAATTTACAGATGATGCAATATATGCAGCAGTTAATTTATCTGATAGATATATAAGAGATAGATTTTTACCAGATAAGGCAATAGATTTAATAGATGAGGCTGGCTCAAAAGTTAGAATAGAAAATTTAATTGCACCACCAGATTTGAAAAAAATAGAAGAACAATTAGATAAAGTTGTTAAAGAAAAAGAAGATGCAATAAGAGTGCAGGATTTTGAAAAGGCTGCTGCTTTAAGAGATAAAGAAAAAGATTTAAAAGAAAAACTAGAAGGATTAAAAAAGGATTGGAATACAGAAAAAGAAGGTTCTAATTTAATTGTATCAGAACAACAAATAGCATCAGTAGTTTCAAAGTGGACTAATATACCTGTTAACAAACTTACTGAAAAGGAATCTGAAAAACTTTTAAAACTAGAGGATATTCTTCATAATAGAGTAATTGGCCAAGAAGAGGCTATTAAGTCAGTATCAAGATCTGTAAGAAGAGCAAGGGTAGGATTAAAAGATCCAAAAAGACCAATAGGTTCATTTATATTTTTGGGACCAACAGGTGTAGGGAAAACTGAATTAACTAAAGCTTTAGCAGAGTCTATGTTTGGAAATGAAAATAATATGATTAGAATTGACATGTCAGAATACATGGAAAAACATTCTGTATCTAGATTAATAGGATCACCTCCAGGATATGTAGGACATGATGAGGGAGGCCAATTAACAGGAAAGGTAAGAACCAATCCATACTCAGTTGTATTATTTGATGAAATAGAAAAAGCTCATCCAGAAGTATTCAATATATTACTTCAAATATTAGAAGATGGAAGGCTTACAGATGGAAAAGGAAAAACAGTAGATTTTAGAAATACTATAATAATAATGACATCTAACGTGGGAGCATCAACTATAAGCAGACAGAAAACATTAGGATTTAGTGCTTCTATAGAAGAAGAAAGAGAAACAGAATATGAAAAAATGAAAGATAACATTATGCATGAATTAAAGCATTCATTTAGACCGGAATTTTTAAATAGAATAGATGATATAATAGTTTTCCATCAATTAAGAGAAGAACATATTAGAGAAATAGTTAAGCTTATGTTAAAAACTGTGTCTAATAGAGTAGAAGAGCAAGGAATCAAATTAGGATTTACAGAAGAAGCAGAAAAGATATTAGCAAAAGAAGGATATGATACTAATTATGGAGCTAGACCTTTAAGAAGAGCTATAACTAAAATTGTAGAAGATAAGTTATCAGAAGAGATATTAAAAGGTAATATTAAAAAAGGTGATTCAGTTAAAGTTGACACTATTGAAGATAAATTGAATTTTTCTAAAATCTAGATTTAAAATTTAATTTTAAACCAATAATTAAACTTATTTAATTATTGGTTTTTTTAAATTATTTTTACTAATTGATGTTATAATATTATTATTGTAATTAAGGTTTTGGAGTTGATTAAATGGCTAAAAATAGAATTGTTTATATATGTCAGCAATGTGGTTACGAATCTATAAAATGGGTGGGAAAATGTCCTGGATGCAATACTTGGAATAGTATGGTAGAAGAGGAGAAACAATCAACTGATAAGAACATAAAAAACTTAAATATTAAATCGGAACCTAAAATAATATCCAACATAAAATCTAGTGAATATGAAAGATTAGATACTGGAATAAATGAACTAAATAGAGTCTTAGGCGGCGGTATAGTTAAAGGTTCTTTAACTTTAATATCTGGGTCTCCCGGAATAGGGAAATCTACAATACTATTACAAGCTGCTAATAATATTGCTAATAAGTATGGTAAGGTTTTATATGTATCAGGAGAAGAATCAGAAGAACAAATAAAAATGAGGGCAGATAGGCTTAAAGTAATATCAAAGGATATATACATACTTTCAGAAACAAATATAGATGCAATCAAAGAGCATATTACGACAATTGATCCTAAATTTGTTATAATAGATTCTATACAGACTCTTTTCAAGAGTGAACTATCTTCAGCTCCAGGGACTGTCTCTCAAGTTAGGCAATGTTCTAACGATATTATGCATATAAGTAAAAATAATAATATACCGTTTTTTATAGTAGCACATGTTACAAAGCAAGGAGAACTAGCAGGACCTAGAGTTTTAGAACATATGGTAGATACAGTTTTATCTTTCGAAGGAGAAAGAACACAAGAATATAGGATTTTAAGAACGGTAAAAAATCGTTTTGGAACTACAAGTGAAATAGGAGTCTTTGAAATGGCTGGAGAAGGACTATTAGAAATAAGCAACCCTTCTGCTGTGTTTTTAGAAGAAACTGAATTTCAAAGGGAAGGTTCCGTAATAATAGGTATAATGGAAGGAACTAGACCAATACTTATAGAAATACAGGCATTGGTAAGTGAAACAAAAGCTTATATGCCAAGGAGAACGGCAGTAGGAGTAGATACAGCTAGATTAAATTTAATATTAGCTGTGTTAGAAAAAAAATTAAATGTACCTTTCTATAATTGTGATGTATATGTTAATGTAGTAGGAGGATTAGATTTAACAGGAACTTTTGCTGATTTAGGATTAGCATTAGCCTTATTATCTAGCGCTAAATCAAAAGATATAAAATTACCTAAAGTTTTAGTAGTTGGAGAAATAGGACTCACAGGAGAGGTTCGCCCAGTAAGTTTTTGTGATAGAATAGTAAA
Above is a window of Clostridium sporogenes DNA encoding:
- a CDS encoding ATP-dependent Clp protease ATP-binding subunit, translating into MMFGRFTERAQKVLMNAQEEAEKFKHGYVGTEHILLGILIEDGVAKELLNNFNITEDNVSQLIERYEGKGDMDLYKNEIPLTPRTKRLLEMSLLEARNLNHNYITPEHILLGLIREAEGVAFTILSNLGLDVERLRKELIKNLSGEEIHKDESSKKGSKTSTPTLDQFGRDLTQMAEEGKIDPVIGRDKETQRVLEILCRRTKNNPCLIGEPGVGKTAIAEGLAQNIINGNIPEILKNKRVVTLDLTSMIAGAKYRGEFEERLKRIMEEVKNSKDTILFIDEIHTIVGAGAAEGAIDAANILKPALARGEIQCIGATTLDEYRKYIEKDSALERRFQPINVGEPTKDETIEILKGLRDKYEAHHRVKFTDDAIYAAVNLSDRYIRDRFLPDKAIDLIDEAGSKVRIENLIAPPDLKKIEEQLDKVVKEKEDAIRVQDFEKAAALRDKEKDLKEKLEGLKKDWNTEKEGSNLIVSEQQIASVVSKWTNIPVNKLTEKESEKLLKLEDILHNRVIGQEEAIKSVSRSVRRARVGLKDPKRPIGSFIFLGPTGVGKTELTKALAESMFGNENNMIRIDMSEYMEKHSVSRLIGSPPGYVGHDEGGQLTGKVRTNPYSVVLFDEIEKAHPEVFNILLQILEDGRLTDGKGKTVDFRNTIIIMTSNVGASTISRQKTLGFSASIEEERETEYEKMKDNIMHELKHSFRPEFLNRIDDIIVFHQLREEHIREIVKLMLKTVSNRVEEQGIKLGFTEEAEKILAKEGYDTNYGARPLRRAITKIVEDKLSEEILKGNIKKGDSVKVDTIEDKLNFSKI
- the radA gene encoding DNA repair protein RadA, whose translation is MAKNRIVYICQQCGYESIKWVGKCPGCNTWNSMVEEEKQSTDKNIKNLNIKSEPKIISNIKSSEYERLDTGINELNRVLGGGIVKGSLTLISGSPGIGKSTILLQAANNIANKYGKVLYVSGEESEEQIKMRADRLKVISKDIYILSETNIDAIKEHITTIDPKFVIIDSIQTLFKSELSSAPGTVSQVRQCSNDIMHISKNNNIPFFIVAHVTKQGELAGPRVLEHMVDTVLSFEGERTQEYRILRTVKNRFGTTSEIGVFEMAGEGLLEISNPSAVFLEETEFQREGSVIIGIMEGTRPILIEIQALVSETKAYMPRRTAVGVDTARLNLILAVLEKKLNVPFYNCDVYVNVVGGLDLTGTFADLGLALALLSSAKSKDIKLPKVLVVGEIGLTGEVRPVSFCDRIVNEGIKMGFTNIIIPDRNKDKISVKDNVNLIGISSLKEGISKVF